A region from the Deinococcus ruber genome encodes:
- a CDS encoding IS630 family transposase has translation MLSGLIRRRQTPRGLATRAKVMLLSADHPEWTLAEIGAHVSLCDDTVGTWRKRFAAQRLEGLRDAPKSGAPRTIQDEAALRVVRLTLDTLPEGETHWSTRGMAQVSGMTQRAVHRIWRAFGLRPHLVSSFTLSKDPLLIEKVRDIVGLYLAPPDRALVLCIDEKPQIQALERGSATFPMLPGQPEATGPTYVRHGTTTLIAALNAKVGSVIGQCYPQHRAEEFRAFLDVVHAQVPAGLEVHIILDNDITHKTKTIQNWLLAHPNVHFHFTPTSGSWLNLVELWFSLLSRKRLRRGNFTSNDELEQAIEAFISRTNDAPKPFVWTRSADDILANIKRFCERHLPPDNSQGSSESDH, from the coding sequence GTGTTGAGTGGCTTGATTCGACGTCGCCAAACCCCTCGGGGTTTAGCGACCCGCGCGAAGGTGATGCTGCTGAGCGCAGATCACCCAGAATGGACGCTGGCGGAGATCGGCGCGCACGTCAGCCTGTGTGACGACACGGTGGGCACCTGGCGCAAACGCTTTGCGGCCCAGCGGTTGGAGGGATTGAGGGATGCGCCTAAATCGGGTGCGCCACGAACGATCCAGGACGAGGCCGCCCTACGGGTCGTGCGTCTCACGCTGGACACCTTGCCAGAAGGCGAAACCCACTGGAGTACGCGTGGCATGGCACAGGTCAGTGGGATGACACAACGTGCGGTGCATCGCATCTGGCGGGCCTTTGGGCTCAGACCCCATCTGGTGTCGTCGTTCACGCTCTCAAAGGATCCGCTGCTGATCGAAAAAGTACGGGACATTGTTGGGTTGTACCTTGCTCCACCAGACCGTGCGCTGGTGCTGTGTATCGATGAGAAGCCACAGATTCAAGCCCTCGAGCGCGGCAGCGCGACGTTTCCGATGCTGCCTGGGCAACCGGAGGCAACCGGACCCACGTATGTCCGGCATGGCACCACGACCCTGATCGCGGCCTTGAATGCGAAGGTCGGAAGCGTGATCGGGCAGTGTTACCCGCAGCATCGGGCCGAAGAGTTCCGAGCGTTTCTTGATGTGGTGCACGCTCAAGTCCCTGCGGGACTTGAGGTCCATATCATCCTCGACAACGACATTACCCATAAGACCAAGACCATCCAGAACTGGTTGCTGGCCCATCCGAACGTGCATTTCCATTTCACGCCAACCAGCGGCTCTTGGCTCAATCTGGTGGAGTTATGGTTTTCCCTGCTGAGCCGCAAGCGTCTTCGGCGGGGCAATTTCACCTCGAACGATGAGCTAGAGCAGGCCATCGAGGCCTTCATTTCCCGGACGAACGACGCGCCAAAGCCATTCGTTTGGACACGCTCTGCCGACGACATTCTGGCGAATATCAAGCGCTTCTGTGAGCG